In one window of Prevotella fusca JCM 17724 DNA:
- a CDS encoding glycosyltransferase family 2 protein has product MLSILLPVYNCSCVALVTELHRQCVECKADFEIIVADDGSLSGAIGTNAACQHLIDENKVIEHLKGVRYIIREKNVGRSAIRNFLVSQSKGEKILFIDGDLSLDNPSFICNYLQTEADVVVGGIAIGGSPDRWKGNLRYCYERKCETNNTVESRQSHPYQHLATNLLVQRSVLGEQPYDENISHYGYEDVLLGKRFQQQQVHVRHIDNPVLFCDFEDNASYLAKTEEALRTLFAFRKELKGYSRLLDKAERIETLHLTPFFIIAYKQLSSPIKNCLLGNKPNVFWFNVYKLLYYLHYAKNAI; this is encoded by the coding sequence ATGTTGTCTATTCTTCTTCCTGTTTACAATTGTAGTTGTGTAGCTTTGGTGACAGAGTTACATCGGCAGTGCGTGGAATGCAAGGCAGACTTTGAAATCATAGTGGCAGATGATGGCTCGTTATCGGGTGCTATTGGTACGAATGCAGCTTGTCAGCATCTTATAGATGAGAACAAGGTAATTGAGCATTTGAAGGGTGTTCGTTATATTATCAGAGAGAAGAACGTGGGGCGTTCGGCTATCCGCAACTTCCTTGTATCGCAGTCGAAGGGGGAAAAGATACTCTTTATTGATGGCGATTTATCCTTGGATAATCCTTCTTTTATTTGCAATTATCTGCAAACAGAAGCAGATGTAGTGGTGGGAGGAATCGCTATTGGGGGTAGTCCAGACCGTTGGAAAGGTAATCTCAGATACTGCTATGAACGGAAATGTGAGACAAACAATACCGTAGAGAGCCGCCAGAGCCATCCTTATCAGCATTTGGCAACGAATCTTCTTGTACAACGGTCGGTCTTAGGAGAACAGCCTTACGATGAGAACATCAGTCATTATGGTTATGAAGATGTGCTTTTGGGAAAACGTTTCCAGCAGCAACAGGTTCATGTAAGGCATATAGATAACCCTGTACTCTTCTGTGATTTTGAGGATAACGCCAGTTACCTCGCCAAGACAGAAGAGGCATTACGCACGCTCTTTGCCTTCAGAAAGGAGCTGAAAGGCTATTCCCGCCTGCTTGACAAAGCCGAACGCATTGAGACTTTACACCTGACTCCGTTCTTTATAATTGCCTATAAGCAACTGTCTTCTCCTATAAAGAATTGCCTCTTAGGCAATAAACCGAATGTTTTTTGGTTTAATGTGTATAAACTCTTGTATTATTTACATTACGCAAAGAACGCTATATGA
- a CDS encoding non-canonical purine NTP diphosphatase, with amino-acid sequence MKIVFATNNKHKLEEIRDILGKDFEIVSLAEIGCNEDIPETGATLQENARQKSAYVVEHYGQNCFADDTGLEVDALGGEPGVRSARYAEGTDHDSEANMCKLLAKLEGKTARTARFRTVISLVIDGVEHQFEGRVEGRIAAEKHGTEGFGYDPVFIPEGYDKSFAELGEEIKNQISHRARAVKKLAEYLGKVKSKGVKR; translated from the coding sequence ATGAAAATAGTATTTGCAACAAACAATAAGCATAAGTTAGAGGAGATTAGGGATATTCTCGGAAAGGACTTTGAAATCGTTTCTCTGGCTGAAATAGGCTGTAACGAGGATATTCCCGAGACAGGGGCAACACTGCAGGAGAATGCCCGTCAGAAGTCAGCTTACGTTGTTGAACATTACGGTCAGAACTGTTTTGCTGACGATACGGGGCTTGAAGTGGATGCGCTCGGTGGTGAACCCGGTGTCCGTTCGGCACGTTATGCGGAGGGGACTGATCACGACAGCGAGGCGAATATGTGTAAATTGCTGGCGAAATTGGAAGGTAAAACCGCCCGCACGGCACGTTTCCGCACGGTTATCTCCCTTGTCATCGACGGTGTAGAACACCAGTTTGAGGGTAGGGTAGAGGGCAGGATTGCTGCAGAAAAGCACGGTACGGAGGGCTTCGGATATGACCCTGTCTTCATCCCAGAGGGATATGACAAGAGTTTTGCAGAACTGGGAGAGGAAATTAAGAACCAGATTTCCCATCGTGCAAGGGCTGTGAAGAAGCTGGCTGAATACTTGGGAAAGGTTAAAAGTAAAGGAGTAAAACGCTAA
- a CDS encoding YitT family protein — MTIDQQLIRSEAKDYFFLTVGLLLYAAAFTVFLMPYEIVTGGVTGMSAVIYYATGFKIQNTYIIINVSLLIVALKILGFKFLMKTIYAIFALYFMLIFAQDLMPKDASGHLVKMLGEGQDFMSLIIGCSLTGTGLAIVFLNNGSTGGTDIIAACVNKYHDISLGQVLMGVDVLIVGSCMFFPQFGDIMERMHKMVFGYCTMFIECFMLDHVMNMRRESVQFMIFSWKHEEIANAIVDETDHALTILDGHGWYTGNEMKVICLLAKRNESKTIFRIIKMVDPTAFVSQSSVIGVYGEGFDQIKIKAKKEMRKQEKKLAQAEGKPANEEK; from the coding sequence ATGACTATTGATCAGCAACTCATCCGCTCTGAAGCCAAAGATTATTTCTTTCTGACTGTAGGCTTACTTCTCTATGCAGCAGCCTTCACCGTTTTCCTCATGCCTTACGAGATTGTAACGGGTGGAGTGACGGGTATGTCGGCTGTAATCTACTATGCTACGGGCTTTAAAATTCAGAATACCTATATAATCATCAACGTGTCGTTGTTGATAGTTGCTCTGAAGATATTGGGCTTCAAGTTCCTGATGAAGACCATCTATGCCATCTTTGCCCTTTATTTCATGTTGATATTTGCACAGGACTTGATGCCTAAGGATGCAAGTGGGCATCTGGTTAAGATGCTTGGTGAGGGTCAGGACTTTATGTCATTGATTATAGGTTGTAGTCTTACAGGTACAGGACTGGCAATCGTCTTCCTCAACAATGGAAGCACGGGCGGTACGGATATTATTGCAGCCTGCGTCAACAAGTATCACGATATTTCGTTAGGACAGGTCCTGATGGGTGTTGATGTTCTGATAGTGGGTAGCTGTATGTTCTTCCCTCAGTTCGGTGATATAATGGAACGTATGCATAAGATGGTCTTTGGTTACTGTACGATGTTCATTGAATGTTTCATGTTGGACCACGTGATGAACATGAGACGAGAGTCAGTGCAGTTCATGATCTTCTCCTGGAAGCATGAGGAGATTGCCAATGCCATTGTGGATGAGACCGATCATGCACTGACTATCCTCGACGGACACGGCTGGTACACGGGCAATGAGATGAAGGTTATCTGCTTGTTGGCAAAGCGCAACGAGAGTAAGACCATCTTCCGAATTATCAAGATGGTTGACCCTACAGCCTTTGTGAGCCAGAGTTCGGTCATCGGTGTCTATGGTGAGGGCTTTGACCAGATAAAGATCAAGGCAAAAAAGGAAATGAGAAAGCAGGAAAAGAAGCTGGCACAAGCTGAAGGGAAGCCTGCGAATGAAGAGAAATAA
- a CDS encoding leucine--tRNA ligase: protein MEYNFIDIEKKWQQKWVENKTYKVVEDETKQKFYVLNMFPYPSGAGLHVGHPLGYIASDIYARYKRLKGFNVLNPMGYDAYGLPAEQYAIQTGQHPQLTTDTNIARYREQLDKIGFSFDWDREVRTCDPRYYHWTQWAFERMFGSYYDYTLQKAMPIEELVRHFEEEGTLNLNVAQSEELMFSARDWASMDEQEQQEKLMNYRIAYLGETMVNWCPGLGTVLANDEVVNGVSERGGYPVVQKLMKQWCLRVSAYSQRLLDGLETVNWSDSIKETQKNWIGRSEGTEVEFKYLTPTGEGEKEGKFTIFTTRADTMFGVSFMVLAPESELVAELTSEAQKAEVEEYLAYVQKRTELERMSDRKVTGVFSGSKGINPFTGEQIPIYISEYVLAGYGTGAIMAVPAHDSRDYAFAKFFNLPIIPLIEGADVSEESFDAKEGIVTNSPAEGKESTDGFSLNGLTVKEAIAKTKQFVTEKGIGRVKVNYRLRDAIFSRQRYWGEPFPVYYKQGMPYMIPEECLPLELPEIDKYEPTESGEPPLGRAKVWAWNEAERKVVEKSLVDDKTVFPLELNTMPGFAGSSAYYLRYMDPHNDEALVGKKADEYWQNVDLYVGGTEHATGHLIYSRFWNKFLFDCGCSCKEEPYEKLVNQGMIQGRSNFVYRINSDDHSKAPVFVSLGQKDKYETTPIHVDVNIVHADVLDIEAFKAWRPEYNNAEFIFEDGTSSAEDVNTQHPAPATYKCGWAVEKMSKSMFNVVNPDVIVEQYGADTLRLYEMFLGPVEASKPWDTNGIDGCFRFLKKFWKLYQQELNDNEPSKDSLKSVHKLIKKVTGDIEQFSYNTAISAFMICVNELGQQKCANRELLKTMVVLIAPFAPHMAEELWEQLGGDTKSVFDTQWPVWDESYLVENEVQLTVSFNGKARFQMTFPADATKEDIEKSALADERSQHYIDGKTILKIIVVPKKIINIVCK, encoded by the coding sequence ATGGAATACAACTTCATAGACATTGAAAAGAAATGGCAACAGAAGTGGGTTGAGAACAAGACCTACAAAGTTGTTGAAGACGAGACTAAGCAGAAGTTCTATGTGCTTAATATGTTCCCTTATCCGTCAGGAGCCGGACTGCACGTCGGACACCCGTTGGGTTACATTGCAAGTGACATCTATGCACGCTATAAGCGACTAAAGGGTTTCAACGTGTTGAACCCTATGGGATATGATGCTTACGGACTTCCTGCTGAGCAGTATGCCATTCAGACGGGTCAGCACCCACAGCTGACTACCGATACGAACATTGCCCGTTACCGTGAGCAGTTGGATAAGATCGGTTTCAGTTTCGACTGGGACCGTGAGGTGCGTACCTGTGACCCACGTTATTACCACTGGACACAGTGGGCTTTTGAGCGTATGTTCGGGTCTTATTATGACTACACGCTGCAGAAGGCAATGCCTATCGAGGAGCTTGTCCGCCATTTTGAGGAAGAGGGAACACTGAACCTCAATGTCGCACAGAGCGAGGAACTGATGTTCTCGGCACGTGACTGGGCGAGCATGGACGAGCAGGAACAGCAGGAGAAGCTGATGAACTACCGTATTGCCTACCTCGGTGAGACGATGGTAAACTGGTGTCCGGGACTCGGAACGGTGCTTGCCAATGACGAGGTTGTCAATGGTGTGAGTGAGCGTGGGGGCTATCCTGTTGTACAGAAGTTGATGAAGCAGTGGTGTCTTCGTGTGTCTGCTTATTCACAGCGATTGCTTGATGGATTGGAGACTGTCAACTGGTCTGACTCTATCAAGGAGACACAGAAGAACTGGATTGGCCGTTCTGAGGGAACAGAGGTTGAATTCAAATACCTTACACCAACTGGTGAGGGTGAGAAAGAGGGTAAATTCACGATCTTTACCACGCGTGCTGATACGATGTTTGGTGTTAGCTTCATGGTATTGGCACCAGAGTCAGAACTCGTTGCAGAACTTACTTCAGAGGCTCAGAAGGCTGAGGTAGAGGAGTATTTGGCGTATGTACAGAAGCGCACAGAGTTAGAGCGTATGTCTGACCGTAAGGTGACAGGTGTCTTCTCAGGCTCAAAAGGTATCAATCCATTCACTGGTGAGCAGATTCCTATTTATATTTCAGAGTATGTTTTAGCTGGATATGGAACAGGAGCGATTATGGCTGTGCCTGCTCATGACAGTCGTGACTATGCCTTTGCAAAGTTTTTCAACCTTCCAATCATCCCATTGATTGAGGGTGCTGATGTCTCAGAAGAGAGCTTTGATGCAAAGGAAGGAATCGTAACGAACTCTCCTGCGGAAGGTAAAGAGAGCACGGACGGTTTCTCTCTCAATGGTCTTACGGTCAAGGAGGCTATTGCGAAGACAAAGCAGTTTGTTACCGAGAAGGGTATCGGACGTGTGAAGGTGAACTATCGTTTGCGTGATGCGATCTTCTCACGCCAGCGTTATTGGGGAGAACCATTCCCAGTCTATTACAAGCAGGGAATGCCTTACATGATACCGGAGGAGTGTTTGCCACTTGAATTGCCTGAAATCGACAAGTACGAACCAACAGAAAGCGGCGAACCACCATTGGGTCGTGCGAAGGTTTGGGCTTGGAACGAGGCTGAACGTAAGGTAGTTGAGAAGTCATTGGTTGATGATAAGACTGTATTCCCATTGGAGTTGAACACAATGCCGGGTTTTGCTGGTAGCTCAGCATACTATCTTCGCTATATGGACCCGCACAATGACGAGGCACTTGTGGGCAAAAAGGCAGACGAGTACTGGCAGAATGTAGACCTTTACGTCGGTGGTACCGAGCATGCAACAGGTCACTTGATTTACAGCCGTTTCTGGAATAAGTTTCTCTTCGACTGCGGTTGCAGCTGTAAAGAAGAACCATACGAGAAGTTGGTGAACCAAGGAATGATCCAGGGACGCTCTAACTTCGTTTATCGTATCAACTCTGACGACCACTCAAAGGCACCGGTCTTTGTCAGCTTGGGACAGAAAGACAAGTATGAGACTACTCCTATCCATGTTGATGTCAACATCGTTCATGCTGATGTACTCGATATTGAGGCTTTCAAGGCATGGCGTCCAGAGTATAACAATGCTGAATTCATCTTCGAGGACGGCACATCATCAGCAGAAGACGTCAACACCCAACACCCAGCACCCGCCACCTACAAGTGCGGCTGGGCAGTAGAGAAGATGTCAAAGTCTATGTTCAACGTTGTCAATCCGGATGTTATCGTTGAGCAGTATGGTGCAGACACGCTCCGTCTTTACGAAATGTTCTTGGGTCCTGTAGAGGCAAGTAAGCCTTGGGATACGAACGGTATTGACGGTTGTTTCCGTTTCCTGAAGAAGTTCTGGAAACTTTATCAGCAGGAACTCAATGACAATGAGCCTTCAAAGGACTCACTGAAGAGCGTTCACAAGCTCATCAAGAAGGTGACTGGCGACATTGAGCAGTTCTCTTACAACACCGCTATTTCAGCGTTTATGATTTGCGTGAACGAGCTTGGACAGCAGAAGTGCGCCAACCGTGAGCTGTTGAAGACGATGGTTGTGCTCATCGCACCGTTCGCACCGCACATGGCTGAAGAACTGTGGGAGCAGTTGGGTGGCGATACAAAGAGTGTCTTCGATACCCAGTGGCCTGTATGGGACGAGTCCTATCTCGTTGAGAATGAGGTTCAGCTGACTGTATCTTTCAATGGCAAGGCACGTTTCCAGATGACCTTCCCGGCTGATGCAACGAAGGAAGACATCGAGAAGAGCGCACTGGCAGACGAACGAAGCCAGCACTATATCGACGGTAAGACAATCCTGAAGATTATCGTTGTGCCGAAGAAGATCATCAACATCGTTTGCAAGTAA
- a CDS encoding outer membrane beta-barrel family protein, whose protein sequence is MCNKLILLLTACLSATALSAQNTTKTDSTKTQKLEEVVVTQRRQLIKNDIDKLTYDVQHDKTAQTKTTLEILKKIPLVTVDGQENIKVQGSTSFKVYRNGHPDPSFSGQNLKEILKAIPASAIKRIEVITDPGAKYDAEGTTAILNIVMMSNTKLQGVSGNVNSNIDSHGSARLGTYLTTKVGKLTTTVNYNYANQNKKQTESYREEAYNYVKTGEHTHEYGKNSTGATIHFGNINASYEIDSLNLMTASTNFFGYKVDANTQNTNERWDKNNQLIYKFNNDMTTPGYSYVNLGGRFDYQHKTHLDGEVLTLSYMLAATRQHTTFRQAYSNMVNFPVSYTSYDRNTRERFTEHTFQIDYVRPFGKHHKIESGTKYILRYNNSTSLMDYQGTTPDMESKFKHNAQVAAAYLSYILTAGKWAARAGLRYEFTRMKASYPDGSNADFHTNLNDCVPSASLQYKIRDGQTLKLSYSTSINRPGINYLNPAVISTPTTESFGNANLGSSRNQKLQLSYMLVAPKFTLQLNPYYSFTNNGIAHIMYEQNHKNVYTYQNILKSKVFGISSYTAWTPFTGTSFTLNASMRYARITLPTPYLKNSGCGGGIYFNWDQKIPWKLTLSTSLGGEYGNRVYNPYAIEGHWFYYDFTLTRRFLKDKLTVSLSAESPFIKERSTTYRIVQGDYTGYERAVMKPRSFGIRLSWNFGKLKASVKKAERSIQNDDLVGGGKK, encoded by the coding sequence ATGTGCAATAAATTGATACTATTACTCACTGCCTGCCTCTCGGCAACAGCCCTGTCAGCCCAGAACACAACCAAAACGGACTCCACCAAGACACAGAAGTTGGAGGAAGTCGTCGTAACACAAAGGCGACAGCTTATCAAGAATGATATTGACAAGCTGACTTATGACGTGCAGCATGACAAGACTGCACAGACGAAGACAACCTTGGAAATACTCAAGAAAATACCCCTTGTCACCGTTGACGGACAGGAAAATATCAAGGTTCAAGGCTCTACCAGTTTCAAGGTGTACAGGAACGGACATCCCGACCCAAGTTTTTCTGGGCAGAACCTTAAGGAGATTCTCAAGGCAATACCCGCTTCTGCCATCAAGAGAATCGAGGTTATCACCGACCCCGGTGCCAAGTATGATGCAGAAGGAACTACGGCTATCCTCAACATCGTCATGATGAGCAATACTAAACTACAAGGAGTGTCAGGTAATGTGAACTCGAATATTGACTCTCACGGCTCTGCAAGACTTGGTACTTATCTGACCACAAAGGTGGGAAAACTTACGACAACTGTCAATTATAACTATGCAAACCAGAACAAGAAACAGACAGAAAGCTATAGAGAGGAAGCCTACAACTACGTAAAGACTGGCGAACACACGCATGAATATGGTAAAAACAGCACGGGTGCAACAATACATTTCGGCAATATCAATGCCAGTTACGAGATTGACTCACTCAACCTGATGACCGCATCAACCAATTTCTTCGGCTATAAAGTCGATGCTAACACACAGAACACGAATGAACGGTGGGACAAGAATAACCAACTGATTTACAAATTCAATAATGATATGACCACACCGGGCTACTCATATGTTAATCTTGGAGGACGTTTTGACTATCAACACAAGACCCATTTAGATGGAGAAGTGCTTACACTCTCTTATATGCTGGCTGCCACACGACAGCACACTACATTCCGTCAGGCATATAGCAATATGGTAAACTTCCCTGTCAGCTATACAAGTTACGACCGGAACACCCGTGAACGCTTCACGGAACATACCTTCCAGATTGACTATGTACGACCCTTTGGAAAACACCATAAGATAGAAAGCGGAACAAAATATATTCTTCGCTACAACAACAGTACGTCATTAATGGACTATCAAGGGACTACACCTGACATGGAAAGCAAGTTCAAGCATAACGCACAAGTAGCAGCTGCATACCTGTCATATATCCTCACCGCTGGTAAATGGGCTGCCCGTGCAGGCTTAAGATATGAATTTACCCGCATGAAAGCATCCTATCCCGATGGTAGTAATGCTGATTTCCACACTAATCTCAATGACTGTGTACCATCAGCAAGCCTACAATACAAAATCCGTGATGGACAGACACTGAAATTAAGCTATAGCACCAGCATCAACAGACCCGGCATCAACTACCTTAATCCAGCCGTAATCAGCACGCCAACAACAGAATCCTTTGGTAATGCAAACTTAGGAAGCAGCCGTAACCAAAAGCTACAACTTTCATATATGCTGGTTGCACCAAAGTTCACATTGCAACTTAATCCCTATTATTCATTTACCAACAATGGTATCGCTCACATCATGTATGAGCAGAACCACAAAAATGTCTATACGTATCAGAACATACTGAAAAGCAAAGTTTTCGGTATTTCATCCTACACAGCATGGACTCCTTTCACCGGAACATCGTTTACACTCAATGCTTCCATGCGTTATGCCCGAATCACCTTACCCACACCTTATCTCAAGAACAGCGGATGCGGTGGTGGTATCTACTTTAATTGGGATCAGAAAATACCATGGAAATTAACGTTGTCAACCAGTCTTGGAGGTGAATATGGCAACAGAGTTTACAACCCGTATGCCATTGAAGGGCACTGGTTCTATTATGATTTTACATTGACTCGTCGCTTCCTTAAAGACAAGTTGACAGTATCTTTATCAGCAGAATCGCCTTTCATCAAAGAAAGATCAACTACCTATCGTATTGTTCAAGGCGATTATACTGGTTATGAACGTGCTGTTATGAAACCTCGCAGCTTCGGCATCCGTCTTTCATGGAACTTTGGTAAGCTGAAGGCAAGCGTCAAGAAGGCTGAACGAAGCATTCAGAATGATGACTTAGTGGGCGGAGGAAAGAAGTAA
- the rpoN gene encoding RNA polymerase factor sigma-54: MAQEQVQIQTQKQQQVQRLSQQQMLQVKLLEMPLTELEESVNAELDDNPALEAGGEETDNIDSNDTVEHSEDDDFDTLQEREERQDALDSALERMRSDDDLPTYDSRQQRNNAEYEEIVYGDTTSFIDKLNEQVGERELTEQQKSILEYLIGSLDDDGLLRKDLDSISDELAIYHGIDATTKELEEVLKILQDFDPAGIGARSLQECLLLQVDRKVENGDWQRDGQLYKYIRTILSNHFDAFTKKHWDKIQSALSLSDLQVEALQREIRKLNPKPGSSMGETQGRNLQQITPDFIIDTEDDGTVTFSLNHGNLPELHVSQTFNDMLETYRNNKAGMNRQEKEALLYAKEKVDKAQGFIEAVKQRRHTLQVTMKAIIDIQRKFFQDGDEADLKPMILKDIADRTELDISTISRVSNIKYAQTRWGTFPLRFFFTDSYTTEDGEEMSTRKIKLALKEVIDSEDKRKPLSDDALAKVMKEKGFPIARRTVAKYREQLGLPVARLRKE, translated from the coding sequence ATGGCACAGGAACAAGTACAGATTCAAACCCAGAAACAACAACAGGTACAGCGGCTCTCACAACAGCAGATGCTGCAAGTGAAGTTGTTGGAGATGCCACTGACAGAATTAGAGGAAAGTGTCAATGCCGAACTCGACGATAATCCTGCATTAGAAGCAGGCGGAGAGGAGACCGATAACATTGACAGCAACGATACTGTAGAGCATTCAGAAGACGATGATTTCGACACGCTGCAGGAACGGGAAGAGCGACAGGATGCCCTCGACTCGGCACTGGAGCGTATGCGTTCGGATGATGATCTTCCTACATACGATTCAAGACAGCAACGGAACAACGCTGAATATGAGGAAATCGTCTACGGAGATACAACGTCATTCATCGACAAGCTCAATGAGCAGGTGGGCGAAAGAGAGCTTACCGAGCAGCAGAAGAGTATCTTGGAATATCTTATCGGTAGTCTTGATGATGACGGATTGCTACGGAAAGACCTCGATAGTATCAGCGATGAGCTAGCTATCTATCATGGGATTGACGCTACTACCAAGGAATTGGAAGAGGTGTTGAAGATTCTGCAGGACTTTGACCCAGCAGGTATCGGTGCACGGAGTCTGCAGGAATGCCTGTTGTTACAGGTAGACCGCAAGGTTGAGAACGGCGACTGGCAGCGTGACGGACAGTTGTACAAATACATCCGCACCATCCTTTCAAATCATTTCGATGCCTTCACAAAGAAACACTGGGACAAGATTCAAAGCGCACTCTCACTGTCTGACCTTCAGGTAGAGGCTCTTCAACGTGAGATACGAAAGCTGAATCCGAAGCCGGGCTCGTCAATGGGAGAGACACAGGGTCGTAACCTGCAACAGATAACACCTGACTTTATCATTGACACCGAGGATGATGGTACGGTGACTTTCAGCTTGAACCACGGCAATCTGCCCGAGCTGCACGTTTCACAGACCTTCAATGATATGCTGGAGACCTACCGCAACAACAAAGCCGGTATGAACCGACAGGAGAAGGAAGCGCTGCTCTATGCCAAGGAAAAGGTTGATAAGGCGCAAGGCTTCATTGAAGCGGTAAAGCAAAGACGGCATACGTTGCAGGTGACGATGAAGGCTATCATTGACATTCAGCGGAAGTTCTTCCAGGATGGAGATGAAGCGGACCTCAAACCAATGATTCTCAAGGATATTGCTGACCGCACAGAACTGGACATCTCGACCATATCACGTGTGAGCAACATCAAGTATGCACAGACACGTTGGGGTACCTTTCCGCTGCGTTTCTTCTTCACTGACAGCTATACGACGGAGGATGGTGAGGAAATGTCTACCCGGAAAATCAAGTTGGCACTCAAGGAAGTAATCGACAGTGAAGACAAGCGTAAACCGCTCAGCGATGATGCGCTTGCCAAGGTGATGAAAGAAAAAGGGTTTCCAATAGCACGTCGCACCGTAGCCAAGTATCGCGAACAGCTCGGACTGCCAGTTGCAAGACTAAGGAAGGAGTGA
- a CDS encoding membrane protein — protein sequence MNEKNIILTARVVSMVLTPFYLPVVGILAIFIFSYLSMFPWQAKLSYVFMVYAFTVLIPTLLIHLYRQYHGWTPIQLGQRERRMVPYVISILCYFTCFYIMNLLHLPHMLTSILMVALVIQILCAVINVWWKISTHTAAIGGVTGSLIAFSLLFNFNPMWWLCLTLFVSGLVGSSRMILRQHSLGQVTSGFLLGLVCSFLTIIIV from the coding sequence ATGAACGAAAAGAATATTATATTAACAGCAAGGGTCGTGAGCATGGTGCTCACCCCATTCTATTTACCCGTCGTGGGCATACTGGCTATCTTCATATTCAGTTATCTCAGTATGTTCCCGTGGCAGGCAAAGCTGTCGTATGTATTCATGGTCTATGCGTTTACGGTGCTCATCCCTACCCTGCTCATCCATCTTTACCGTCAATACCACGGCTGGACACCCATCCAGTTAGGGCAACGGGAACGGAGAATGGTTCCTTACGTAATTTCCATTCTCTGCTACTTCACGTGCTTCTACATCATGAACCTGCTGCATCTGCCCCACATGCTGACGTCGATACTCATGGTGGCACTGGTGATTCAGATTCTCTGTGCTGTCATCAACGTGTGGTGGAAGATTTCTACTCATACGGCAGCAATCGGTGGTGTAACGGGTTCTCTGATAGCCTTTTCCCTGCTGTTCAACTTTAATCCGATGTGGTGGCTCTGTCTAACGCTCTTCGTTTCAGGCTTGGTGGGCAGTAGTAGGATGATTCTCAGGCAACATTCATTAGGACAGGTGACGTCAGGATTCTTATTGGGACTGGTCTGCTCGTTCCTTACTATCATCATTGTGTAG
- the purE gene encoding 5-(carboxyamino)imidazole ribonucleotide mutase, translating into MKPLVSIIMGSTSDLPIMEKACKWLEEQEIPFEVNALSAHRTPDAVETFAKEAKGRGVKVIIAAAGMAAALPGVIAASTPLPVIGVPIKGMLDGLDALLSIVQMPPGIPVATVGVNGAQNAAILAAEMIALGDEAIAQKIDNWKASLGQKIEKANKELAELKDYKFKC; encoded by the coding sequence ATGAAGCCATTAGTAAGTATTATCATGGGCTCAACAAGCGACCTGCCCATCATGGAAAAAGCTTGTAAGTGGTTGGAAGAGCAAGAGATTCCCTTTGAGGTGAATGCGCTCTCAGCACATCGTACACCTGATGCGGTGGAGACTTTTGCCAAGGAAGCGAAAGGTCGTGGCGTGAAGGTAATCATTGCTGCGGCTGGTATGGCTGCTGCTCTGCCTGGCGTTATCGCAGCTTCAACGCCCCTTCCAGTCATCGGTGTGCCCATCAAGGGTATGCTTGACGGACTTGATGCCTTACTTTCTATCGTTCAGATGCCTCCCGGAATACCTGTTGCTACCGTTGGCGTCAATGGTGCACAGAATGCAGCTATCCTTGCTGCAGAGATGATTGCACTCGGTGATGAGGCTATTGCCCAGAAGATTGACAACTGGAAGGCATCATTAGGACAGAAGATAGAGAAGGCTAACAAGGAGTTGGCTGAACTGAAGGATTATAAGTTTAAGTGCTAA